The genomic interval TAACCCGAAAATTTTCACTGAAGAGGAAATGCCGGGTTTTGGCGTTAGCCTGCTGGCGGCGATTATCCCCGTCATTCTGATGGCTGCTGCGGCGATCTGCGAAATGCTGTTGCCAAAAGAGAATGCGGTTCGGCAATGCTTTGAGTTTATTGGCCATCCGGCGGTCGCGTTGTTTATCGCCATCGTGCTGGCTGTCTTTACGTTGGGGCTGCGCGGTGGGCGGAATATGGCGTCGGTGATGGACATCGTCAGCGATTCCATCGGTGCGATCGCCATGATCCTGTTTATCATCGCCGGCGGTGGCGCATTCAAGCAGGTTCTGGTCGACAGCGGCGTAGGGCAGTACATTGCCGAACTGATGAAAGGGTCGTCGCTGTCGCCGTTATTGATGTGCTGGACGGTTGCGGCGTTGCTGCGTATCGCGCTGGGGTCGGCCACGGTGGCCGCAATTACGACGGCGGGCATCGTGTTGCCGCTGATTTCGGCCAATCACGCCGATCCGGCGCTGATGGTGCTGGCGGTAGGGTCGGGCAGCGTGATTGCCTCACACGTTAACGATCCCGGTTTCTGGTTGTTTAAGGGGTATTTCAACCTGAGTGTCGGCGAGACATTAAAGGTGTGGACGGTGATGGAAACGTTAATCTCTGTTCTGGGTATCATCGGGGTATTGATATTGAATAATATTATTCATTAAGCATTAACGGCATGCGGGGCAGGAACGCTGCGGCTTCCTGCCCCGAAGAGCAGCGTGAAGAGGCGTGATGAGAAAGTATCGGGTTTCCTTGCAGGATATCGCTAATCTGGCGAATGTCACCAAAATGACGGTTAGTCGTTATTTACGCACGCCGAATCAGGTTTCTCCTGAAACAGGAAAAAAGATTGCTCAGGTGATGGCGGATATTGACTATATCCCCAATCGTGCGCCGGAAATGTTGCTGAATATAAAAAGCTATACGATAGGTGTATTAATTCCTTCGTTTACCAATCAGCTTTTTGCCGACATGCTGGCAGGTATTGAATCTGTGACATCCGGTAATCAATACCAGATTTTGATTGCTAATTATAATTACAAACGGGACTCAGAAGAAAAACAGATCCTCAATCTGCTATCTTATAATATTGACGGTATTATTCTTTCCGAAAAATCACACACCTTACGGGCAGTGAAAAACCTGCGCAATGCCAATATTCCCATTGTGGAAGTGATGGATACCGAAGGCGAAAGTCTGGATATGGAAGTCGGGTTTCAGAATAGCCGTGCGGCGTTTGATATGGTGTCGACGATGCTGGAAAATCGTCAGAAAAAGAAAATTATTTATTTTGGTTCCCAGGATGATTTGCGCGACGAATTACGTTATCAGGGGTATTGCGACGCAATGCGGCAACACGGGTTGTCAGCCTATCGAATTAACCCCAGATCTATTTCTTCCATGCAGCTTGGGGCACAACTGATCGAACAGGCGTTTATTGAGTATCCCGATCTGGATGGAATATTTTGCACCAATGATGATATTGCCGTCGGCGCATTATTATATTGCCTGAGAAAAGGTATTCGCGTACCTGAAGAAGTTTCTATCGCCGGGTTTCATGGCCTTGATATCGGACGAGAAATGATACCCAGCCTTGCCACTGTTATTACCCCCCGCTTCGCCATTGGGCAACGGGCAGCGACCATTTTGCTTAATAAAATCAGTGACAGAGACTACTCAACGTATTCAACGGATTTGGGTTATCAGATTTACCGCGGAGATACGTTGTAGCATCGCGTTCCATTCAATAAATAGTACATACTGATAACCATCACGATGAAAATACTGCCCTGTCTTTGGCGATGATCATTACCTGCTGGTGAGTTCATGGTTCTTTTGATAAAGGAACGCGGCTGCAATACCAACAATTATTCAATGCTGATTCAGGTCGCTACATGAACACCGCCCTGCTTTCTTGGTGCAGGGCGGGCGTATTTTATTTCTGCTCGGTTTGCAGAGTGAGTGTAAGCCCTTCGCGCCGCATACGGGCGGCATCTTCATACCTCTTCAGCCGGTCGAAAGCGTCGGCGCACCAGGCGTAGTCATACGCATCCGGACGCAGTGCCAGCGCGGCCAGAAAAGCTTCGCTGGCCTGTTTCCATTCGCCGTGTTTCATCAGCAATTGACCCAGCGTGCTGTGCAGCAGGGCGTCATCGGCGCGTTGTTTGAGCTGCTGGCGCAGCGTTTTTTCCAGCGGTTCGGGGTTGCCGGTCTGCAATCTCGGCATCAGTTGCACCAGACGGTGATCGTATTGCCGTTTCAACCCGTCAATGATGATGTTTTGCGATGTCGTATGGTCGTCGCATGCGATGAGGTGTTCCGCCATCGCCACCTGCATTGACAGATCCTGCCGTACCTTGCGGTTCTGATTTTTCCACCATTGCTTCAGCCCTTCGCTGCCGCCTTCCGCCATGGCTTGATCCATCAGCCCGATGGTGGCGCGTTGTTGCAGTGATTGCAGATGCGCTTCGTCATGAATGCGAGTTTTGCGCATGGCGGGGAGGATATCCAGCAGCGCGCTGTAGGCGCTGGTGCGTAAAAACGCCTGCTCAGCCAACCGCAGGACTTCCGGATGACGCGGCGCCACCTCCAGCAACCGATCTACGCCGTGCCGGGCGGCGTGATCTTCATTACGCGCCAACTGGATGCGCACTCGGGTGATGTCCACCGGTAGCTGATCGTTGTCGGCGATTTCCGCCGCCCGCTCCAGATACTGCCGGGTGCGGAAATCGTCGCCGCGCTGCTGGGCCGCTTCGGCCGCCAGCAAATAGTTGACCACCGGCTGATCGGCGTGGTCGGCGTTGCGGGTCAGCAGCTTTTCAACCTGGTGGTAGTCGCCTTCGGTCAGTTTCAGCAGCGCCGCCCGGGTTTGCTGACGAGCGCGGCTGCGTTTACGGCCAATAAACCAACCCCGGGTGCGGGCACCCGTGCGGAACAGACGTCTTAGCAGCCATTCCAGCGCAATAAATGCCAACAGTAACAGCACCAGCATGATGACCAGCCCGGTCACGCTGGTTTCGATGTTGTAGTTATCCGTCTGAATCAGGACGTAGCCCTGATGGCCGGCCAGCATCGGGCCCACTACGATGCCGGCGATCAGCATCGCAAACAGCAGAAAAACCTTCAGCATGTTCAGCCCTCCCGTGGGGTTGCAGCCGGTTGAGTCAGCAGGTTGCGAACCCGGGTTTGCATCAGTTGTTCAAGTAACGGCTGGCTCTGCAACTCGGTCGGCAAGTCCATGGTTATCGATTGCTGGCTTAACATATCCAACTGTTCGAGAAACGCTTTGGTCGTGGGATCCTCTTCGTCAAAATAGGCGCGAATCCAGGTTGCGGCCGTTTCCAGCGATTGTTTGTAAGTTTCATTCTGGTGGCGTGGAACCGCCTGTGCGGCAATTAACAGGCGGGAGCGGATGTTTTCGCGCAGATAGACGTCCTGATTCGGCGCCAGCAGCGGCTCAGCCGTGTTATCCCGGCGGCGGATGGTAATGAAATCGGACAGGAAGTTATGCCAGCTTTTACTCAAATTCTGGCGCCATTCGCTGAGGGAGGCCGACAGCGTGGTATCGTTTTCTTCCATGGGTTCATCGTTGCTGCTCTCGGTATCCGCCAGCCGCAGGTTGTCTACTTGATCCGCCAGCAGATTGACCTTAAGGATGATGCCGTCGAAATCGATCTGGCTGATGTTCGCTAACTGGTTGATGTCATGAGTGATGGCGCGGCGGACATCGAGCAGACTGGGGTCGTTCATCTCCGCCAGACTGGTATCGGCGCTTTTCAGCAACGCGCCGGCGGTGGTGACGTCCTTATCGCTCCATAATTTACGCCCGGCCTGTTTAACCAGAAAGTCTGCCTGCGCCAGTAGCCAGGTTTTGGCGTCGCTGTTGGACAGCGTAGCCAGTTTTTCCTG from Musicola paradisiaca NCPPB 2511 carries:
- a CDS encoding gluconate:H+ symporter, yielding MPLVIIAIGVALLLILMIGFKINGFIALILVAALVGVGEGMAPLKVMSSIQSGIGGTLGGLSMILGFGAMLGRLISDTGAAQRIATTLIHHFGKSRIQWALVITGLIVGLAMFYEVGFVLLLPLVFTIVAAAQLPLLYVGVPMVAALSVTHCFLPPHPGPTAIATIFNANLGVTLLYGMIITIPTVIIAGPVFSRCLKKYEKEPPKGLFNPKIFTEEEMPGFGVSLLAAIIPVILMAAAAICEMLLPKENAVRQCFEFIGHPAVALFIAIVLAVFTLGLRGGRNMASVMDIVSDSIGAIAMILFIIAGGGAFKQVLVDSGVGQYIAELMKGSSLSPLLMCWTVAALLRIALGSATVAAITTAGIVLPLISANHADPALMVLAVGSGSVIASHVNDPGFWLFKGYFNLSVGETLKVWTVMETLISVLGIIGVLILNNIIH
- the idnR gene encoding DNA-binding transcriptional regulator IdnR, giving the protein MRKYRVSLQDIANLANVTKMTVSRYLRTPNQVSPETGKKIAQVMADIDYIPNRAPEMLLNIKSYTIGVLIPSFTNQLFADMLAGIESVTSGNQYQILIANYNYKRDSEEKQILNLLSYNIDGIILSEKSHTLRAVKNLRNANIPIVEVMDTEGESLDMEVGFQNSRAAFDMVSTMLENRQKKKIIYFGSQDDLRDELRYQGYCDAMRQHGLSAYRINPRSISSMQLGAQLIEQAFIEYPDLDGIFCTNDDIAVGALLYCLRKGIRVPEEVSIAGFHGLDIGREMIPSLATVITPRFAIGQRAATILLNKISDRDYSTYSTDLGYQIYRGDTL
- the hemY gene encoding protoheme IX biogenesis protein HemY — its product is MLKVFLLFAMLIAGIVVGPMLAGHQGYVLIQTDNYNIETSVTGLVIMLVLLLLAFIALEWLLRRLFRTGARTRGWFIGRKRSRARQQTRAALLKLTEGDYHQVEKLLTRNADHADQPVVNYLLAAEAAQQRGDDFRTRQYLERAAEIADNDQLPVDITRVRIQLARNEDHAARHGVDRLLEVAPRHPEVLRLAEQAFLRTSAYSALLDILPAMRKTRIHDEAHLQSLQQRATIGLMDQAMAEGGSEGLKQWWKNQNRKVRQDLSMQVAMAEHLIACDDHTTSQNIIIDGLKRQYDHRLVQLMPRLQTGNPEPLEKTLRQQLKQRADDALLHSTLGQLLMKHGEWKQASEAFLAALALRPDAYDYAWCADAFDRLKRYEDAARMRREGLTLTLQTEQK
- the hemX gene encoding uroporphyrinogen-III C-methyltransferase, with protein sequence MTEHVTPSTPSEEVVERVEPAHPQKSPTPPARQGIVPCAVAIVVALALSGGVYYYAHQQLQRQSTETALLQEQIVALQKQQTQSQQQWQQAQEQQSKIQNADEQRLAALARQAGEMQEKLATLSNSDAKTWLLAQADFLVKQAGRKLWSDKDVTTAGALLKSADTSLAEMNDPSLLDVRRAITHDINQLANISQIDFDGIILKVNLLADQVDNLRLADTESSNDEPMEENDTTLSASLSEWRQNLSKSWHNFLSDFITIRRRDNTAEPLLAPNQDVYLRENIRSRLLIAAQAVPRHQNETYKQSLETAATWIRAYFDEEDPTTKAFLEQLDMLSQQSITMDLPTELQSQPLLEQLMQTRVRNLLTQPAATPREG